One Pomacea canaliculata isolate SZHN2017 linkage group LG9, ASM307304v1, whole genome shotgun sequence DNA segment encodes these proteins:
- the LOC112571877 gene encoding centromere protein P-like, whose amino-acid sequence MDNYEQLLQELEAEIRLLEQKHHQFSLQKQAADISLTSRSQDSLAEEVHRLEQLVKENEILTGLTISEATSVVVEQDLTSSLRQHTINGEARGMQFKLQYDVREKLSQIGQKDPRAQILMLEMDVRDDMVALLQTELFSVAADVSVRELLQLLASYGAWVEDRERAINHFTATYPEIACRKEREDGCSIDLILRDPKQDLKFQVIWGLRVLPMKSVVPCVQLEVEASPEVLAKDQKGTLSSASSVFKLMCKKFGIERALYMMIKLLDDSQDQ is encoded by the exons ATGGATAATTATGAGCAGCTTCTGCAGGAACTTGAAGCTGAAATTCGATTGCTGGAGCAAAAACACCATCAGTTCAG CTTACAGAAGCAAGCAGCTGACATTTCATTGACCTCACGTTCGCAAGATAGTCTAGCAGAAGAAGTACACAGGCTGGAACAACTG gtgaaggaaaatgaaattcTGACAGGACTCACAATTTCGGAAGCAACATCCGTTGTAGTTGAACAAG ATTTAACTTCCTCTCTTCGGCAGCATACTATAAATGGGGAAGCAAGAGGCATGCAATTCAAACTTCAGTATGATGTTCGTGAGAAACTGTCACAG ATAGGCCAAAAGGATCCAAGGGCACAAATATTAATGTTGGAAATGGATGTTCGTGATGACATGGTTGCTCTGCTGCAGACTGAATTATTCAG tGTTGCAGCAGATGTTAGCGTTCGAGAGTTGCTGCAGCTGCTTGCATCCTATGGAGCATGGGTAGAGGATCGAGAACGAGCCATAAATCACTTTACTGCCACATATCCAGAAATTGCTTGCCGTAAAGAGCGGGAAGATGGCTGCAGCATAGACCTTATACTAAGAGATCCTAAGCAAGA cctAAAATTCCAAGTCATTTGGGGGCTAAGAGTTCTGCCAATGAAGAGTGTAGTACCATGTGTCCAGCTGGAGGTTGAAGCATCACCTGAAG TACTTGCCAAAGACCAAAAGGGCACTCTTTCCTCTGCATCGTCTGTATTTAAACTCATGTGTAAAAAGTTTGGCATCGAGCGAGCACTTTATATGATGATCAAACTTTTGGATGATTCACAAGACCAGTGA